The following proteins are co-located in the Pseudomonas antarctica genome:
- a CDS encoding GTP pyrophosphokinase codes for MGRKAAHRIPAEKKGTATSSVRTDDMWTKNPAIIKKFLDARPEFEQLCTEVEYILKKKVSAAHIETSFLGARAKTLNSFLEKLNRKNYTDPFNQLDDLAGVRIVCLYSSDIPNIIDIIRNEFDIVQEIDKREELEANKFGYIGNHFIVRLGTNYSGTRYDDLRTLRCEIQVRTVVQDAWSIIQHHMVYKKESQVPSNLIRKLNGLAGLFETVDDQFEFIRMQRDIYLDSVRVSKNEPNDFLENELNYDSLVEFMQWRYDEVIEEDEREMVSTLLDALTEIGILKLKDIKIVLEKNEKFIDLATEAYLEICQEEFPEGDRSIWEPIKIPIAISANPEWRSKFPWGSFWINAFIQADKKL; via the coding sequence TTGGGAAGGAAAGCCGCGCACCGCATACCAGCGGAAAAAAAAGGTACTGCAACATCCTCTGTTCGCACCGATGACATGTGGACGAAAAACCCTGCAATCATAAAGAAGTTTCTGGACGCAAGGCCGGAGTTCGAGCAGCTGTGCACCGAGGTCGAATACATTCTGAAAAAAAAGGTCTCGGCAGCGCACATTGAGACCTCATTTTTGGGGGCTAGGGCTAAGACCCTTAATAGCTTTCTAGAAAAATTGAACCGTAAAAACTACACGGACCCTTTCAACCAGTTAGATGATTTAGCAGGAGTAAGGATTGTATGCCTTTACAGTAGCGACATTCCCAATATCATTGACATAATACGCAATGAATTTGATATAGTCCAAGAGATTGATAAGCGAGAAGAACTTGAAGCGAACAAGTTTGGATATATCGGGAACCACTTCATAGTACGTTTAGGCACTAACTACTCAGGAACCCGATACGATGACCTTCGGACTTTGAGATGCGAAATTCAAGTTCGCACCGTTGTACAGGATGCGTGGTCCATAATCCAACATCACATGGTCTACAAAAAAGAGTCACAAGTACCATCCAATCTAATTCGAAAACTTAATGGGCTTGCGGGCTTATTTGAAACTGTAGACGATCAATTCGAATTCATAAGAATGCAGCGCGATATATATCTGGATAGCGTTCGAGTGAGTAAAAACGAACCAAACGACTTCTTAGAAAACGAACTTAATTATGACAGCCTAGTTGAGTTCATGCAGTGGCGCTACGACGAAGTGATCGAAGAGGATGAGCGAGAAATGGTATCGACACTACTCGATGCGCTCACCGAAATCGGAATATTAAAATTAAAAGACATTAAAATCGTACTCGAAAAAAACGAAAAATTTATTGATCTAGCTACAGAAGCCTACTTAGAAATCTGTCAGGAAGAGTTCCCAGAGGGTGATCGCTCTATTTGGGAGCCGATTAAGATACCTATCGCAATATCTGCCAATCCTGAATGGCGAAGTAAGTTTCCTTGGGGAAGCTTTTGGATTAACGCATTTATTCAAGCTGATAAAAAGCTATGA
- a CDS encoding RraA family protein: protein MQTSIFTRLNALSCTDLSDAMDRLKIVCQCTGIMPLDRSFNLTGKAWTLRYGPTGLDGGSVGDYIDDLEAGQVVVIDNQARLDTTVWGDLLTSTAARKQLAGTVIDGICRDVDRALALNYPIFARGNWMRTGKDRVRVEAIQAPVTLGGVRVQPDDWLRGDGDGLVVIPAGSLSEVLAVAEEIHQAEAHIRAAIEAGVPLRKARADYGYHALQTPRR from the coding sequence ATGCAAACCTCTATTTTTACCCGTCTCAACGCCCTGAGTTGCACCGACCTCAGCGATGCGATGGACCGCCTGAAAATCGTTTGCCAGTGCACCGGCATCATGCCTCTGGACCGCTCATTCAACCTCACAGGCAAAGCCTGGACCCTGCGCTACGGCCCTACTGGCCTGGACGGCGGCTCGGTGGGTGACTACATCGACGACCTTGAGGCCGGCCAGGTGGTAGTGATCGACAACCAGGCGCGGCTCGACACCACCGTGTGGGGCGATTTGCTGACCTCCACCGCCGCCCGCAAGCAGTTGGCCGGGACGGTGATTGACGGTATCTGCCGCGATGTCGACCGTGCGCTGGCGCTTAACTACCCGATCTTTGCCCGGGGTAACTGGATGCGCACCGGCAAGGATCGCGTGCGTGTCGAAGCGATCCAGGCGCCCGTTACGCTGGGCGGCGTGCGGGTACAGCCCGATGATTGGTTGCGCGGCGACGGTGATGGCCTGGTAGTGATTCCGGCCGGTTCACTGAGCGAAGTGCTGGCGGTGGCCGAAGAAATCCACCAGGCCGAAGCGCATATTCGTGCGGCTATCGAGGCGGGCGTTCCTTTACGCAAAGCCCGCGCCGATTACGGCTACCACGCCTTGCAGACCCCGCGCCGCTGA
- a CDS encoding SCO family protein, which yields MSTLFTRRKVLTGMGLLGLGSLLGGCDYSPKLNFKYGKDLSDKIMGRTFKLKNTDGETVTLSSFRGLMPVVFFGFTQCPAVCPTTLARAAQAKKLMGRDGEIMQVVFITLDPERDTPELLDRYVKAFDPSFEALYGTPEEIAVAAKEFGIFYEKIPAGDTYTLSHTSTSFVFDTRGNLRLGLSASLTAKECAEDLLTVMEVC from the coding sequence ATGAGTACGTTATTCACCCGCCGCAAAGTGCTGACCGGTATGGGCCTGCTGGGCCTCGGCAGTTTACTGGGCGGCTGTGACTACAGCCCCAAGCTGAACTTCAAGTACGGCAAGGACCTCAGTGACAAGATCATGGGCCGCACCTTCAAGCTCAAGAATACTGACGGCGAAACCGTCACCCTGAGCTCGTTCCGTGGCCTCATGCCGGTGGTGTTCTTCGGTTTCACCCAGTGCCCGGCCGTGTGCCCGACCACCCTGGCCCGCGCCGCCCAGGCCAAGAAGCTGATGGGCCGCGACGGCGAGATCATGCAAGTGGTGTTTATCACCCTCGACCCCGAGCGCGACACACCGGAACTGCTCGACCGCTACGTCAAGGCCTTCGACCCCAGCTTCGAAGCGCTGTACGGCACTCCGGAAGAAATCGCCGTGGCCGCCAAGGAATTCGGGATCTTTTATGAAAAGATCCCCGCCGGTGACACCTACACCCTGTCCCACACCTCGACCAGTTTCGTCTTCGACACCCGTGGCAACCTGCGCCTGGGCCTGTCGGCATCCCTTACCGCTAAAGAGTGCGCAGAAGACCTGCTCACCGTCATGGAGGTCTGCTAA
- a CDS encoding DHCW motif cupin fold protein gives MELTAVPFGITDWSSLDAVIHPGVTGNALWRTCQFGTTRVRMVEYTPGYLADHWCWRGHVLLCLEGELHTELEDGRQFTLTAGMSYQVGNDMEGHRSSTGVGAKLFIVD, from the coding sequence ATGGAACTGACTGCCGTCCCGTTTGGCATCACCGACTGGTCCAGCCTCGACGCCGTGATCCATCCCGGCGTTACCGGCAATGCCCTGTGGCGCACTTGCCAGTTTGGCACCACCCGTGTGCGCATGGTCGAGTACACCCCCGGCTACCTGGCCGACCACTGGTGTTGGCGCGGCCACGTCCTGCTGTGCCTCGAGGGCGAGTTACACACGGAGCTGGAGGATGGCCGCCAGTTCACGCTGACGGCCGGGATGAGTTACCAGGTGGGCAATGACATGGAAGGGCATCGCTCATCCACAGGCGTGGGGGCGAAGCTGTTTATTGTGGATTGA
- a CDS encoding NAD(P)-dependent oxidoreductase encodes MAFTTLILDAPGPPLLFEEVDRFLELGLVVTLNLHYFADKDRIRQHYATRIHYAEINCHDEPAFIAAVNQAGGYSVFKTRLNIPFGASLIRAATSPALATPLRAIAQAGTGVNHIDRLACEQCGVAILNTPGSNAVAVAEYVVAQALFLSRDLDDYNAETHNGHWAKGSLAPAREYAELTLGLVGTGSIARQVARKAAALGIKVIATGSERFTEPVARTLELERRASLEQLLAEADLVSIHVPLTPQTRGLFGTAEFRQMRQGSILINTARGGIVDEHQLAAFMRQFPRHIKAVAIDTFALEKDRFDSPLTGIPNAQLTPHIAGNTTTAIRTASRQIVDKIHAFSAAASAR; translated from the coding sequence ATGGCATTTACCACCCTGATACTGGATGCCCCCGGGCCGCCGTTACTGTTTGAGGAAGTCGATCGCTTTCTTGAACTGGGCCTGGTCGTCACCCTCAACCTGCACTACTTCGCCGACAAAGACCGCATCCGGCAGCACTACGCCACGCGCATTCACTATGCCGAGATCAACTGCCATGACGAGCCTGCCTTTATTGCCGCGGTGAATCAGGCCGGGGGTTATAGCGTGTTCAAGACGCGCCTGAACATCCCCTTCGGCGCCAGCCTGATCCGCGCCGCCACCTCGCCCGCGCTGGCCACACCCTTGCGCGCCATTGCCCAGGCCGGCACCGGGGTTAACCATATTGATCGGCTGGCGTGCGAGCAGTGTGGTGTGGCGATACTCAACACGCCGGGTTCCAACGCGGTCGCTGTTGCCGAATACGTCGTGGCCCAGGCGCTGTTTCTGTCTCGCGACCTGGATGACTACAACGCCGAAACGCACAACGGCCATTGGGCAAAAGGCAGCTTGGCACCTGCCCGCGAATACGCCGAACTGACGCTTGGGCTGGTGGGCACCGGCAGCATTGCCCGGCAGGTGGCGCGCAAGGCTGCGGCGCTGGGCATCAAGGTGATCGCCACCGGGTCCGAGCGCTTCACCGAACCGGTGGCGCGCACCCTTGAGCTTGAACGACGAGCAAGCCTTGAACAGTTACTGGCCGAGGCGGACCTCGTCTCGATCCACGTACCGCTCACCCCACAGACCCGAGGTTTGTTCGGCACTGCCGAGTTCCGGCAGATGCGCCAGGGTTCAATCCTCATCAATACCGCTCGCGGCGGGATCGTTGACGAGCACCAGTTGGCAGCCTTCATGCGCCAGTTTCCCAGGCATATCAAAGCGGTCGCCATCGATACCTTTGCCCTGGAAAAAGACCGGTTCGACTCGCCACTGACCGGCATTCCCAACGCGCAACTGACGCCACATATCGCCGGCAATACCACCACGGCAATCAGGACGGCGTCGCGCCAGATCGTCGACAAGATCCACGCATTCAGTGCCGCCGCCAGCGCGCGTTAA
- a CDS encoding phosphoenolpyruvate carboxylase — MNHVINSILENASTRPSLRHTNPALLHDVLWRALEHALKANTDDASQTPHTRACLRIYAEIDTLSYLDKADAKLAAALGKAFFESRSSKDVEAFWKLLLIKQLLFELSVRSVATQIASQASLPRQLLTLDSQLIAAPAGVNISLGLLCKETDQLKHSVVLVLQKLAQHVEDRGLKKPQVTAQLLLELYNAVWSGSNGTDIESQIFYADSVYDALPDVHHALGLATQEKWLSLFTWLYGDKDGRPYDTNQHTETLVVALETALRNRYIADIDSLIKAGGAQHRLEEIRARLGKDHPAHFEQPAELIEALGSIRFTQPAAIDRLLLRVHAFGFHYLDIEFRENAEMFSSVVDEILSSQWLESIGLGQGLHYRELDERARQAALEVALEGEAAQTPAALWQGYLQRTTPIYTRKVQQYAGQDYIALMEQDPSYIRMHDARNAVERFEMIDRYRDRMKIHGIAEYTSALSALEVLFLMKAARVRDGIDIALQPEDLAGAERTLATVHEVYENPVYRQHLATRGNRQYITFGPSDTGKQGGKAMHKLNMAIANRHKSIAARYGIEVVVHVIMGGEHARCNGVIAETLQEFGALEGPETRFMLAGCAEMRAHLLTRNQSVNFLSQLYRMHAEPQPQPSEDVIAGRIQRWGDVVRRYQATFFEHPALPSLLRDLARFDVVRATAKGTRPPSRIFNIKVFESRPDAIRAIPWTRALLAGGLHSELIGVGQFAQEPATHLAKAFNEDESFHTYVKGMAYAIARTDLKCAWLTLTGSLPEKAHILALAQALKTEAVGTAEQLLASLHLEVIEGKRFVHKATTGTEPADPWKIKESSLLNLWPSLKAEVYRKEKNLRIYRLFLIYAKRNPEFIQSSSLNDFYSGFLAAVSTDAGLVDPASAHHFTW; from the coding sequence ATGAATCATGTGATCAACTCCATACTGGAAAATGCATCAACTCGCCCGTCACTGCGCCATACCAACCCCGCGTTACTGCATGACGTTCTATGGCGAGCACTGGAGCACGCACTCAAGGCCAACACGGATGACGCTTCCCAAACCCCGCACACCCGAGCCTGCCTGAGGATCTACGCCGAAATCGATACGCTGTCGTATCTGGACAAGGCTGATGCGAAATTGGCGGCGGCTTTGGGCAAGGCGTTCTTCGAGTCCCGCTCCAGCAAAGACGTCGAGGCGTTCTGGAAGTTGTTGCTGATCAAGCAGCTGCTGTTCGAATTGTCAGTCAGAAGCGTGGCGACCCAGATTGCTTCGCAAGCCAGCCTGCCCCGTCAGTTGCTCACGCTCGACTCGCAGTTGATTGCTGCACCGGCCGGGGTAAATATCAGCCTGGGGCTGCTGTGCAAAGAGACCGACCAGCTCAAGCATTCCGTCGTGCTGGTCTTGCAGAAACTGGCGCAGCACGTCGAGGACCGTGGTCTCAAAAAGCCCCAAGTCACTGCGCAGCTGCTGCTGGAGTTGTACAACGCCGTGTGGTCGGGCAGTAATGGCACCGATATCGAGTCGCAGATTTTTTACGCCGACAGTGTGTATGACGCGTTGCCCGACGTGCATCACGCCCTGGGCCTGGCGACGCAGGAAAAATGGCTGAGCTTGTTTACCTGGTTATACGGCGACAAGGATGGCCGCCCCTATGACACCAACCAGCACACCGAAACCCTGGTCGTGGCGCTGGAAACCGCGCTGCGCAACCGCTACATCGCTGATATCGACAGCCTGATCAAGGCCGGCGGCGCACAGCACCGCCTGGAAGAGATTCGGGCACGCCTGGGCAAGGATCACCCCGCGCATTTCGAGCAGCCCGCCGAGCTGATCGAGGCACTGGGCAGCATCCGTTTTACCCAGCCGGCTGCCATCGACCGCCTGCTGCTGCGGGTGCATGCGTTTGGCTTTCACTACCTGGACATCGAGTTTCGTGAAAACGCCGAGATGTTCAGCAGCGTGGTCGATGAAATTCTGTCCAGCCAATGGCTGGAATCCATCGGCCTGGGCCAGGGCCTGCACTATCGCGAGCTGGATGAACGTGCGCGTCAGGCTGCGCTTGAGGTCGCACTGGAAGGCGAGGCAGCCCAGACGCCCGCTGCCCTGTGGCAAGGATATCTGCAACGCACCACGCCGATTTATACCAGGAAAGTCCAGCAATACGCCGGCCAGGATTACATTGCGCTGATGGAGCAGGACCCGAGCTATATCCGCATGCACGATGCGCGCAACGCGGTCGAGCGGTTTGAAATGATCGACCGTTATCGCGACAGGATGAAAATCCACGGGATCGCCGAGTACACCTCGGCCCTCAGCGCGCTGGAGGTGCTGTTCTTGATGAAGGCGGCCCGAGTGCGCGACGGGATCGACATCGCCCTGCAACCCGAAGACCTCGCCGGTGCCGAGCGCACGCTTGCCACGGTGCATGAGGTGTACGAAAACCCGGTGTACCGCCAGCATCTGGCAACACGCGGCAACCGCCAATACATCACGTTTGGCCCCAGCGACACGGGCAAGCAAGGCGGCAAGGCCATGCACAAACTGAATATGGCGATTGCCAACCGGCACAAGTCGATCGCGGCCCGCTACGGAATCGAGGTGGTCGTCCACGTCATCATGGGTGGGGAACACGCACGGTGTAACGGGGTGATCGCAGAGACCTTGCAGGAGTTCGGCGCGCTGGAGGGTCCGGAAACCCGGTTCATGCTGGCCGGGTGCGCGGAGATGCGCGCTCATCTGCTGACCCGCAACCAGTCCGTCAACTTTCTCAGCCAGTTGTACCGTATGCACGCCGAGCCCCAGCCGCAACCGTCCGAGGACGTCATTGCCGGCAGGATTCAACGTTGGGGGGACGTGGTGCGCCGTTACCAGGCGACGTTCTTCGAGCACCCCGCGCTGCCCTCTCTGCTGCGGGACCTGGCGCGATTTGACGTGGTCAGGGCCACCGCCAAGGGCACCCGGCCGCCTTCGCGTATCTTCAACATCAAGGTTTTCGAGTCGCGCCCCGATGCCATTCGTGCGATTCCCTGGACCCGTGCCTTGCTGGCCGGTGGGTTGCACAGCGAACTGATCGGCGTCGGGCAGTTCGCGCAAGAACCGGCAACGCACTTGGCGAAGGCCTTCAACGAGGATGAGAGCTTTCACACCTACGTCAAAGGCATGGCCTACGCCATTGCGCGAACCGACCTCAAATGCGCCTGGCTGACCTTGACCGGCAGCCTCCCGGAAAAGGCCCACATCCTGGCGTTGGCGCAAGCCTTGAAGACCGAAGCCGTCGGCACGGCCGAGCAACTGCTGGCCAGCCTGCACCTGGAAGTCATTGAAGGTAAGCGCTTTGTCCACAAAGCCACCACCGGCACCGAGCCGGCGGACCCGTGGAAAATCAAGGAAAGCAGCTTGCTCAATCTGTGGCCGAGCCTCAAGGCAGAGGTCTACCGCAAGGAAAAGAACCTGCGAATCTATCGGTTGTTTCTTATCTACGCCAAGCGCAATCCCGAGTTCATCCAGTCTTCATCGCTGAATGATTTCTACAGCGGGTTCCTCGCGGCCGTGAGTACCGACGCGGGCCTGGTCGATCCCGCAAGCGCGCACCATTTCACCTGGTGA
- a CDS encoding GNAT family N-acetyltransferase gives MLEIKRATPDDANAAFNIRREAIRSQCIGAYTAEQMALWTRGSAEDGYSVLMDKPFYLGWVQGEPVATGMLDLDNNEVGALFVLPAFTGRGYGKNMLDHLEKVARESAIEQVVLDATLNAASFYRACGYVGDEQAVYHSPSGLTLACIPMVKRLSAM, from the coding sequence ATGCTCGAGATCAAACGGGCCACGCCCGACGACGCCAACGCCGCGTTTAACATCCGCCGCGAAGCCATTCGTAGCCAATGCATCGGCGCCTACACCGCTGAACAAATGGCGCTGTGGACGCGTGGCTCCGCTGAGGACGGCTACAGCGTGCTGATGGACAAGCCGTTTTACCTGGGCTGGGTACAGGGTGAACCGGTCGCCACCGGCATGCTCGACCTCGACAACAACGAAGTGGGCGCGCTGTTTGTGCTGCCGGCGTTCACCGGTCGCGGGTACGGCAAGAACATGCTGGACCATCTGGAAAAGGTCGCGCGGGAATCAGCGATTGAACAGGTGGTGCTGGACGCCACGTTGAACGCAGCGAGCTTTTACAGAGCGTGCGGGTATGTGGGCGATGAGCAGGCGGTGTATCACTCGCCGTCGGGATTAACGTTGGCGTGCATCCCGATGGTAAAGCGGCTGTCTGCGATGTAA
- a CDS encoding RNA-directed DNA polymerase codes for MSEVTLEHFLRAAADIGAHGDNDTLPFDVDTNFVSAKQNELAEVAFGFSEELRKDSVSNSKNKIAALTVFSERLLVATGASGFRVTTKLHPFWSIYFNGLGVAIADQLEQRRDQRTFSYRFQAEGGSELFDRGSSWRVFREATSKEAALAPKGTVVVQTDISSFYEHISHHYLENLIDDLFPDGRVGNQITALLSKFSAGRSFGLPVGGQCSRILAELFLNSVDHRMTHDGLRWHRYVDDYVLIADSNSAAYAGLAFLSHALADYGITLNKSKTIMMTAKHYEEYVTTQLGGDDTNAGILRHIDLHYDPYSDNPEGDYESLKMTVENLDVQKLLGNELQKSLPDNFLITQIGRTLKFHSPVVALQLATTLLEPNNLHAFRASWSTIMRGVANLRAGAEYEEIHSNLDAVIDRVAVHSAHLLQAEASLLHYLRVLKFAQTPARAAFVQSTYKYNSSHTVKRACIDCWRLWKDRSGFSSVSSRWSEINAECQRLTWLAAESFGDQGDGLRRQIGPSLEQSWRLGIERQDRPTFAGLYRSWCDDN; via the coding sequence ATGTCTGAAGTAACACTTGAGCATTTTCTGCGTGCCGCTGCTGATATCGGAGCGCACGGTGACAACGACACGCTACCTTTCGATGTCGACACGAATTTCGTTTCAGCTAAGCAAAATGAGCTAGCCGAGGTCGCTTTCGGTTTTTCGGAGGAGCTTCGCAAAGACAGTGTGTCCAACAGCAAGAACAAAATCGCAGCATTAACCGTATTCAGCGAGCGCCTTTTGGTCGCTACCGGTGCATCAGGATTCAGGGTTACTACAAAACTTCACCCGTTTTGGAGCATTTATTTCAACGGACTTGGCGTAGCTATCGCCGATCAGTTAGAACAAAGACGTGATCAGCGAACCTTCTCATATAGGTTCCAGGCGGAGGGCGGGTCTGAGTTATTCGACCGGGGCTCATCCTGGAGAGTGTTCAGAGAGGCTACGTCGAAAGAGGCTGCGCTCGCTCCCAAGGGGACGGTAGTCGTCCAAACCGACATTTCAAGTTTTTACGAACACATCTCGCATCATTACTTAGAAAACCTCATCGATGACCTGTTCCCGGATGGCAGGGTAGGTAACCAAATCACCGCACTGTTATCCAAGTTTTCAGCGGGACGCTCCTTCGGATTACCTGTCGGAGGACAGTGCTCGCGGATTCTGGCAGAGCTATTCTTGAACTCTGTCGACCACCGAATGACGCATGACGGGTTACGTTGGCACCGATATGTTGACGACTATGTGCTCATTGCAGATTCGAATTCCGCCGCTTACGCAGGGCTTGCATTTTTATCACATGCTCTCGCGGACTATGGGATCACGCTAAATAAATCGAAAACTATCATGATGACAGCTAAGCATTATGAGGAATACGTTACTACTCAGCTTGGTGGTGACGATACCAACGCCGGAATCTTGAGACATATCGACCTACATTATGATCCATACTCTGATAACCCCGAGGGGGATTATGAGTCGCTGAAAATGACTGTCGAAAATCTAGACGTCCAGAAATTACTCGGCAACGAATTGCAAAAGTCGCTCCCGGATAATTTCCTGATAACCCAAATAGGTAGGACCCTTAAGTTCCATAGCCCAGTAGTAGCCCTACAGCTTGCCACGACGCTATTGGAACCGAATAACTTGCATGCCTTTCGCGCTTCATGGTCAACCATTATGCGAGGTGTAGCCAATCTCAGAGCAGGCGCGGAATATGAAGAAATCCACTCCAATCTGGATGCGGTGATAGATAGAGTAGCTGTCCACTCTGCTCATTTATTGCAAGCTGAAGCCAGCTTGCTGCACTACCTTCGGGTGTTGAAGTTTGCGCAAACGCCGGCTAGAGCCGCTTTTGTCCAAAGTACTTATAAATACAACTCGTCCCACACAGTCAAAAGAGCGTGTATAGACTGCTGGCGTCTATGGAAAGACAGGTCTGGTTTCAGCTCTGTCTCAAGCAGATGGAGTGAAATCAACGCTGAGTGTCAGCGATTGACGTGGCTCGCAGCCGAATCCTTTGGGGATCAAGGGGATGGCCTACGCCGTCAGATAGGGCCAAGCTTAGAACAGTCATGGAGGCTAGGAATAGAGCGTCAGGATCGTCCGACCTTCGCCGGTCTCTATCGGAGCTGGTGTGATGATAACTAA
- a CDS encoding DUF2946 domain-containing protein, which translates to MKLSHPDRSLIAWALYFCVLMNVFACGLGHGQMLGQQLNGIGGAFCSVGGSQAPVSDKGSGIPASSNISNYFACPVCAAVTVAIVFLIGLAWLLSLKQTPRPTHERRNKAPPRYSWPSANPRASPAF; encoded by the coding sequence ATGAAATTGAGCCACCCTGACCGTTCGCTGATCGCCTGGGCCCTGTACTTTTGCGTGCTGATGAACGTGTTCGCCTGCGGTTTGGGGCATGGGCAAATGTTGGGCCAGCAGCTCAATGGCATCGGGGGGGCGTTCTGTTCGGTGGGCGGTAGCCAGGCGCCAGTTTCCGACAAAGGGTCAGGTATCCCGGCCTCCAGCAACATCTCGAACTACTTTGCCTGCCCGGTGTGCGCTGCCGTGACGGTGGCCATCGTGTTCCTCATCGGCCTGGCCTGGTTGCTGAGCCTTAAGCAAACCCCGCGCCCTACCCACGAGCGCCGCAACAAAGCCCCTCCGCGCTACTCATGGCCCTCGGCCAACCCTCGCGCTTCCCCCGCATTCTGA
- a CDS encoding GNAT family N-acetyltransferase: MPTIRVMTPTDYDAVLELMQNTPGISLRDADSREATQRYLARNPQMSFVAEAERRLIGCVMCGHDGRRGYLQHLLVLPDYRRQGIAQVLVQRCLAALEQQGIHKCHLDVFKTNTHAAEYWQGQGWTLRTDIDRYSFTRKGNENA; this comes from the coding sequence ATGCCTACGATCCGCGTCATGACCCCAACCGACTACGACGCTGTGCTCGAACTGATGCAAAACACCCCCGGTATTTCCCTGCGTGACGCCGACTCCCGCGAGGCCACGCAGCGTTATCTGGCGCGCAACCCGCAGATGAGTTTTGTCGCCGAAGCCGAGCGCCGGTTGATCGGCTGTGTGATGTGCGGCCATGATGGGCGTCGCGGGTATTTGCAACACTTGCTGGTGTTGCCGGACTATCGTCGCCAAGGCATCGCCCAAGTGTTAGTGCAACGCTGCCTCGCTGCGCTGGAGCAGCAGGGCATCCATAAATGCCACCTCGACGTTTTCAAAACCAACACCCACGCGGCCGAGTATTGGCAAGGGCAGGGCTGGACACTTCGAACGGATATCGACCGTTATTCATTCACCCGAAAGGGCAATGAAAACGCATGA
- a CDS encoding HIT family protein has translation MQIDPAFILHQTEHWLLNHHLASKLPGYLMLGAKAPIDTLADMPEAALAELGGLLAHTQRVMEAQLQPKWLYISRYGHMPGFPLHFHFIPVYDWVEQAFWRDERYRMLQGFGAPEQALTDGAELTLFVWREFGESLTPPMIQGASVEQVIERLRAAFSVE, from the coding sequence ATGCAGATCGACCCGGCTTTCATCCTTCATCAAACCGAGCACTGGTTACTCAACCATCACCTGGCCTCGAAGCTGCCGGGTTACCTGATGCTCGGCGCCAAAGCCCCCATCGACACCCTCGCCGATATGCCCGAGGCCGCACTCGCGGAGCTGGGTGGCTTACTGGCTCACACCCAACGGGTGATGGAGGCACAGCTGCAGCCGAAATGGCTGTATATCAGCCGCTATGGGCATATGCCGGGCTTTCCACTGCATTTTCATTTCATCCCGGTGTATGACTGGGTGGAACAGGCGTTTTGGCGGGATGAGCGGTATCGGATGCTGCAAGGTTTTGGCGCACCGGAACAGGCGCTTACCGATGGGGCGGAGTTGACGTTGTTTGTGTGGCGCGAGTTTGGCGAGAGCCTGACGCCGCCAATGATTCAGGGGGCTTCGGTCGAGCAGGTGATTGAGCGGCTGCGTGCGGCCTTCAGCGTCGAGTGA
- a CDS encoding copper chaperone PCu(A)C, whose product MTAVQHLKRITFGLTLLGLAAHASAQVQVTDAWVRATVAGQPSSGAFMTLTADSDSKLLSVASPVAKDVQIHEMSMKDDVMRMGPVNAVALPAGKAIKLDPEGYHVMLMGLTGQIKEGDQVPLTLTVENAKGEKQSIDVKAPARALNDMGGMDHSKMH is encoded by the coding sequence ATGACTGCCGTTCAACACCTCAAGCGCATCACCTTCGGCCTGACCCTGCTGGGCCTCGCGGCACACGCCAGCGCCCAGGTACAAGTGACCGACGCGTGGGTCCGCGCGACCGTGGCGGGCCAACCGTCCAGCGGCGCGTTCATGACCCTCACCGCCGACAGCGACAGCAAATTGCTCAGCGTGGCGTCGCCGGTGGCCAAGGACGTGCAGATCCATGAAATGAGCATGAAAGACGACGTGATGCGCATGGGCCCGGTGAACGCGGTCGCCCTGCCCGCCGGCAAAGCGATCAAGCTCGACCCGGAGGGCTACCACGTGATGCTGATGGGCCTGACCGGCCAGATCAAGGAAGGCGACCAGGTGCCGCTGACCCTGACCGTGGAAAACGCCAAGGGCGAGAAACAGTCGATCGACGTGAAAGCGCCGGCCCGTGCCTTGAACGACATGGGTGGCATGGACCATAGCAAGATGCATTAA